TTGATATATTTTTATTTTCAGAAAATTTTAACACTTTGAAATAATTGTAACTAAAAACAAAGAATGTTATAATTGAAAGTGTTGAGAAAGTAATTGAAATCAAACCGTACCCTTGTATTGTAAATGAAATTAACATTCCATATGCACAAATAAGATTTGCAATAATAATATTCTTAAATAATCTTGAAGTTAAATCATTTAAAAATGGATTTACATAAATTATCATTAAAATCATTATTGTATGAGTTATCCATCCAGCAAAAGCAAAATGAGAATGAGCATTTTGTAAATTTTTTTGTTCAAAGTGTCTGAATTCAAATCCAGATTTATACCTCATTAATAATCCTAAGCACCCTACAACAAACAAGTTTAAAAAAGAGACAGTTAACCATTTTGAAAGATTTTTCGTTTTCATTAATTAATAAAATAATTTTCTGTTAATAATTTCTACTTTATTTTCTTTTTGCATTTTCTTAAGTGTGCGAATGACTGTTTCTACCCTGAGCCCTGTAAAATTAGCGATTTCTTGTCTGGTATTATCAATTAAAATTCTTTTATTAATAGGAATAGACTTATCAATTCTTAATGAATTTAAATAACCAATTATTCTATTTTCGGGAGTATTAAATATTAGTTCTCTAGCAGTTTCAGCTTTACTATATAATCTTTTTGCTAAGGTTATTAATAGTTTTTTTTCAATGCTTCTGTATTCATCTAAAATATTAAAAAAAATGTTTTTAGAAATTCTTAATATTAGTGAATCGCTTACTGCAACGGCTGATGATGGATAGGATCTATTGATTAATAATGCAGGTTCACCAAAGCTTTCACCATCAGTAAACACACCTTGAATAAACTCTTTACCATCAGGGTTTATATTTATCATTTTAACTTCACCTTGTACTACTTGATAGTAAAATATCGCATCATCTCCTTCCGAAAAAATATACTCACCCTTCAATATTTTTTTAGAAACAGCCCCCCAAGTAATGAGAATATTTGAATCCATTTTTCAATAAAAATTTAAAAAAAATAAATTAAACATTAAAACAATTTAAACTAAGAACTATTTAGAAAATTAATTTTTACTGAGTTAATATTAGCAGATTAAATAAATATTTTAATTAATTGAATTATAATTAACCTTACAAATCTCATAAATCTAAATTTACTATTTATCAATAAAAAAATAATAATCTACTTTAATTAATTAAATCTTTCAAAAGCATTTTTACTTAGTTCTTCTTGATGATTTGGATGAGCAATTTTAATTAAGGACTTTGCTCTTTGTTCCATACTCAAACCAAATAAATTTACAGCTCCATATTCGGTTACAACCCAATGTGTATGCCCTCGAGTTGTTACAACACCTGCTCCTTCTTTAAGTAAAGGAACAATTCTTGAAGTACCATATTTGGTTTGTGATTGAATTGCAATAATTGGTTTGCCACCTTTCGAGAGAGCTGATCCACGAATAAAATCTAATTGACCACCTATGCCAGAGTATTGGTAAGTCCCAATTGAATCTGAACAAACTTGACCTGTTAAATCAATCTCTATTGCACTATTTATAGCAACTACTTTTGGGTTCTGAGAAATTATTGAAGGGTTGTTTACAAAATTAATATCTAATGCTTTAACAATTGGATTATCATCAACAAAATCATACAATTTTTTTGAACCTAAAATGAATGAAGTAACACAATAACCATTAATTATATTTTTTTCTGAATTATTTATTACACCATTTTGAATTAATGGAATAACATCATCTGAAAACATTTCAGTATGTAACCCTAAGTTTTTATGATTAATTAAATTTTTTAAAACAGAATCTGGTATAGTACCAATACCTAACTGTAAAGTAGAACCATCTTCAATCATATTAGCAATAATTTTACCAATTTTTTTTGTTGCAGTATTTTGTTTTTTTTTATAACTAACTTCTGGTAATTTATCATCAACCCAAATGCAAGCATCAAATCTATTAAATGGAATAAAACCATCACCATGCACTCTTGGCATATTAGGATTTACTTGAGCAATTATAGTTTTAGCAGAATTAAATGCTGCTTTTGAAATATCAACAGAGGTTCCTAATGAGCAATAACCATGTTTATCAGGTGGAGATACTTGAATAATTGCAACATCAATTGGTAAAATATTTTTTACAAAAAGGGAAGGAATTTCACTTAAAAAAACTGGAATATAATCACCACGATCAGAATTAACCGCTAACCTATTACAATCAGAAACAAATAGTGAGTTAATGTAAAAATGACCTTTTAAATTTGGATTATTAAAGTCTGCACCAATTTGAGTTATTCCAATTAATTCTACATTAGTTAATCTTTCTTTTTGTTCAAATAATTTATTAATCAAATAAATTGGAGTTGCGGCACTTCCATGAAGAAAAACTCTTTGGTTAGATTTTATTAGCTTTAAAGCATCTTCTGCACTAGAATACAAATTGCTTATTGGCATTAATTTTTAGAATAAATGAAATAATTTACTTTAAATAAAAGACTTAATGATAAAAATAGCTTAAAAAAAAATGTTTTGACTTTAATTATTAAAAAATAATTAGAGTGAAAATTTTGTTAAAAATTACATCAAATAGTTTCAACAAAAAAAAATTATCTAGATAATAATTTCTGCAAAATTACAAAATATGGATTGAAATTTAGTAAAAGAAGTATGATGATTCTAAAAAATACTAGTTACAAAAGAATATACTAATTAGAAATGATTAATCTTATATGATCAACTATTTATAACTTTATCATAAACATTTAATGTTAACTCACCAACCTTACTCCATAGAAAATTATTTTTAATATGATTGGTTAATGATGAATTACTTGGAGTATTGAAAGATCTAATAATCCCATCTCTTATACTTTCAACATTGTAAGGATTTATATAAATAGCATTCTCTTTGAAGTACTCAAAAGTACCTCCAAATTTTGTTATAACAATGTTAGCTCCAGAAATTGCTGCTTCTAATGCAGCAATTCCAGGTGTTTCAAATAATGATGGTAAAGCAAAAATTTTACAAGCTGAATACGCAGAAGCTAACATTTCTGAATCATTTTCTAAACCAGGTATAATTAAAATATTTTTGTTTAAGCTTGCTTCATATAAACACTTATTCCCATAATCATTATTATGAATTTTCCCTATAATTACAGTTGGTACATTTAAGTCTTTTACTGCCCTAATTAAACTTAATACATTTTTTCTTTTAGAACCTAAATGTCCTACATTCAAAATGAAATCTTTTACACCATATGTTTTAACAAACAAATCTGGAGTTGAATGTAAAAACTTTGAATCGACTCCATTTGTAATAACTGTAATTTTATCAGCTGATATTTTTAAACCCCTTTGAATTAAATTTGCTTCAGCATTTGTGTTTGGTAAAACATGATTTGAAGACTCACAAACTTGTTTGATTATTCCATAATCAGTTCTAATTCCACTATAAAACTTATTTATAAAATCTTCGATCTTGATTACTGATCTAATAAAGATTGGTGATCTTTTTGTGAAAAAAATTGATGAAACAACGAATTTTTTATTGAATTGTTTTAACCTTTGAGTTATATCATAATTTAACATAGTACCAACAAACACGTGGTACAAATCGTAATTTTGATTGTCAAATTTATCCCATTGATTAAAAAACGAAATTTCAACTCCTAGTGATTTTAAAGAATCTGAAGTATTTAAAATTTGGGTTAATGGTCCTCCTGATACCATATTAATAGTTTTTGGAGCAATAAAACATACTTTCATTTAAATTAAACAATTGATGAAAAGCAAAAAAAGTATCTAAATAAATATATAAAATTAGTAAATAGTAATCATACTAATCTTGAATTTTACAAAAAATTAAATCAGAATACTCACATATCTAAAATATTAAAATTGAACTATCTAGATCTACGTCTTGAAATATCTTCAACTTTTTTGTTTAAAATTTTCAATTCATGTTCAACTCCATGAATATTCAGAAAGTATTCTAGAAATTCATTTATACCTTCATTATGAAAATCATTAGTAGTGATGAAATCTGCAATAGCTTTTAATTCTTTTACAGCATTGTTTAAAGCAACAACAAAGCCAACTTCTTTACAGAAATTAATATCATTATAGTAATCTCCAATTCCAACTATTTCATTCATTTTCACCCCGTAATAACTTGCAATTTGAACTAAAGCTTTTTCTTTATTAGAATTAAATGATCTAACTTCAATAACCCATGAATCTAGTTTATCTTTTAATTCATACATTCTAAGTTTTAATTCTTGGCTTTTCATTTTACTTTCAATATACTTCAAAATCGAATTAACACTAAAATAATCCCCAACAATTATTAACTCTAATATTTTATTATTAATTTCAATGTAATTACTGAATTTAAATCTTTCAATATTCCAGTGTTCATGATATACTGGCAATTCAATATCATCATTATTTACATAAAATTTATCAACAGTAACAACACAGAGTTTAACAATTTTATTTAATTGAACTTCTTGAATAATATCAATCATAAATTCTGGATCCAAATCTGTATTTACAATTACTTGTGTATCATTCGAGACAAAAAAAGTACTACCTTCAAGTGATACAATTGGTAGGCTTAAGTGAGCATCTTCTAAATAAGGAAGTACAGAGCTATGATGTCTTCTAGTAATAATTATAAATGGAATTCCTAGATTTTGGATTTTTTTAATCATATAAGCTGTATCCTTTCCAATCATATCAACACCGTTTAGCAATGTACCATCAAGATCACAAGCTATTAATCTAATTTTAGAAATTCTAGATTCTGGGGAAGTTAAGAACGAGAATATCTTTTTAATTGGTTTAAACATTTGTAAATAAAAAATATTTTAGTAAAATTCGTTAAAATAATTTAAAACATGGCAAACAAAATTATTACGATATATTTCTAAGAATTAATATCAAACTATTTATATTTGATTGCTATATTTGAAAAACAAAAAGATTATATATCTATCATCACATTTAATTTTTTCGAATATGAGTATCTCGGTACAACTTTCGCTCGATTTCAAGCCATATCCAGATTCAAATAATTTAGGATTTGGTAAGTATTTTGCCGATCATATGTTTTGTATGGATTTTGTAAGTGAGGATGGTTGGGTTAATCCTAAAATAATACCATATTCAGAATTTAAAGTTTCACCATCAAACTTAACTTTTCATTATGGGCAGACAGTTTTTGAAGGGTTAAAAGCATTTAAATGGAAAGATGGTTCAGTAAATATATTTAGATTAAATGATCATATAAAAAGATTAGCTCATTCAGCTGAAAGGTTGTGTATACCTAAGTTCAATGAAGAATTAGTTATTGAAGCCTGTAAGTTACTTGTTGACATAGATAATAATTGGGTTCCAAAGTCAGAGGGAACTTCATTATATCTACGACCAATAATATTAGCAGATGATGATGCATTAGGAGTAAGACCTTCAAATAATTATAAGTTGTTTATAATAACATCACCTGTTGGGAATTACTATTCAAAAGGACATGCACCAACTAAAATTCTAGTTGAAGAAAGTTATGCAAGAGTAGCACATGGAGGTTTGGGTGAAGCTAAGACTGCAGCAAATTATGCAGCTTCATTGTTAGCTGCAGAAAAAGCAAAATCTATTGGATATGATCAAGTGTTATGGTTAGATTCTATTAACCATGAATATATAGAAGAAGTTGGAACAATGAATATATTTTTTGTTTTGAATGGGACGAAAGGAGATACATTAGTAACACCTCCATTAGATGGTACAATTTTGCATGGAATAACAAGAAAAACTGTTCTAGAAATTGCAAGGGAGTGGGGAGTTAACGTTGAAGAAAGATTAATTACAATTGCTGATATATCCAATGCGTTTGATAATGGAACTCTAAAAGAAGTATTTGGTAGTGGCACTGCAGCAGTTATTTCTCAGGTTGGAGAGCTTTCTTATAAAGGTAAGAATATGATAATTATTGAACAACCAAATTCGTTAAGGTCTAGGCTTTTTGATGCTATTTCAAACATACAACACGGAATTGAATCAGATAACTTTAATAGATTAACAAAAATTGAACATCACAATTTTGATAGATCAAAACTTAGAAAAGATTCCATTGATGATTTAAAGTTTGTTCAAGATGTTATTGAAGTTAAATCAAGATTAGCACATTAGTTTTTTAGTTAAAATAATTGTTTATATAAATTGAAGAATAACAAAGAATATGATAGTGTTATTAATGAGTATAATATTGAATTTGATAGTTGTAAAAAATCATTTTTAGAAAATAAAATTGCAAAATCTAGAGTTTGTGCCAGAAGGGCAATTGGAATATTGGTTAGACGCAAAGCAGAATTAGATGATGGGTTTTATGGTGTTAACTCTTTAGAAAATTTAAATTATTTTTCAAATAAAAAATTTCCAATTGATGTAAATGAAGCTGCATCAAGATTACAAGGTGGTGAAAGAAGTAAAATTCAAGGTGAATTATTTTCAGATAAACCATTAGATGACTTATTAATTTTAACCTCTTTTCTATTCAATAATTAAACAACTATTATATATGTCAAATGTTAGAAGTCTTTTACTAATTGCTTTATTTAGTTTTATAATTACTAATTTACATGTTAATAGTCAAGAAAATAAAAATGTTAAATGGACTATTTTAACACCATCAATAAATTGTAAAGTTGGTGATGTTGTAAAAATTAAGATTGAGGGTAAGATTGCAAAAAAATCACATGTTTATTCATTAAAAAAATATCCAGATAGTCTATTAGGTCCACAATCTACTATTATTGTTTCTGGTGATAGTTCTAAGTTTGTATTATTTGGTGAAGTATCAGGACCTGAATCTATTAAACATAAAGATCCTAATTTTGATAATTTAATAACTGAATATTGGGAAGGCGATGTATTAT
Above is a window of Chlorobiota bacterium DNA encoding:
- a CDS encoding Crp/Fnr family transcriptional regulator, with amino-acid sequence MDSNILITWGAVSKKILKGEYIFSEGDDAIFYYQVVQGEVKMININPDGKEFIQGVFTDGESFGEPALLINRSYPSSAVAVSDSLILRISKNIFFNILDEYRSIEKKLLITLAKRLYSKAETARELIFNTPENRIIGYLNSLRIDKSIPINKRILIDNTRQEIANFTGLRVETVIRTLKKMQKENKVEIINRKLFY
- a CDS encoding acetyl-CoA hydrolase/transferase family protein; amino-acid sequence: MPISNLYSSAEDALKLIKSNQRVFLHGSAATPIYLINKLFEQKERLTNVELIGITQIGADFNNPNLKGHFYINSLFVSDCNRLAVNSDRGDYIPVFLSEIPSLFVKNILPIDVAIIQVSPPDKHGYCSLGTSVDISKAAFNSAKTIIAQVNPNMPRVHGDGFIPFNRFDACIWVDDKLPEVSYKKKQNTATKKIGKIIANMIEDGSTLQLGIGTIPDSVLKNLINHKNLGLHTEMFSDDVIPLIQNGVINNSEKNIINGYCVTSFILGSKKLYDFVDDNPIVKALDINFVNNPSIISQNPKVVAINSAIEIDLTGQVCSDSIGTYQYSGIGGQLDFIRGSALSKGGKPIIAIQSQTKYGTSRIVPLLKEGAGVVTTRGHTHWVVTEYGAVNLFGLSMEQRAKSLIKIAHPNHQEELSKNAFERFN
- a CDS encoding branched-chain amino acid aminotransferase; this encodes MSISVQLSLDFKPYPDSNNLGFGKYFADHMFCMDFVSEDGWVNPKIIPYSEFKVSPSNLTFHYGQTVFEGLKAFKWKDGSVNIFRLNDHIKRLAHSAERLCIPKFNEELVIEACKLLVDIDNNWVPKSEGTSLYLRPIILADDDALGVRPSNNYKLFIITSPVGNYYSKGHAPTKILVEESYARVAHGGLGEAKTAANYAASLLAAEKAKSIGYDQVLWLDSINHEYIEEVGTMNIFFVLNGTKGDTLVTPPLDGTILHGITRKTVLEIAREWGVNVEERLITIADISNAFDNGTLKEVFGSGTAAVISQVGELSYKGKNMIIIEQPNSLRSRLFDAISNIQHGIESDNFNRLTKIEHHNFDRSKLRKDSIDDLKFVQDVIEVKSRLAH
- a CDS encoding glycosyltransferase; the protein is MKVCFIAPKTINMVSGGPLTQILNTSDSLKSLGVEISFFNQWDKFDNQNYDLYHVFVGTMLNYDITQRLKQFNKKFVVSSIFFTKRSPIFIRSVIKIEDFINKFYSGIRTDYGIIKQVCESSNHVLPNTNAEANLIQRGLKISADKITVITNGVDSKFLHSTPDLFVKTYGVKDFILNVGHLGSKRKNVLSLIRAVKDLNVPTVIIGKIHNNDYGNKCLYEASLNKNILIIPGLENDSEMLASAYSACKIFALPSLFETPGIAALEAAISGANIVITKFGGTFEYFKENAIYINPYNVESIRDGIIRSFNTPSNSSLTNHIKNNFLWSKVGELTLNVYDKVINS
- a CDS encoding HAD family phosphatase, which encodes MFKPIKKIFSFLTSPESRISKIRLIACDLDGTLLNGVDMIGKDTAYMIKKIQNLGIPFIIITRRHHSSVLPYLEDAHLSLPIVSLEGSTFFVSNDTQVIVNTDLDPEFMIDIIQEVQLNKIVKLCVVTVDKFYVNNDDIELPVYHEHWNIERFKFSNYIEINNKILELIIVGDYFSVNSILKYIESKMKSQELKLRMYELKDKLDSWVIEVRSFNSNKEKALVQIASYYGVKMNEIVGIGDYYNDINFCKEVGFVVALNNAVKELKAIADFITTNDFHNEGINEFLEYFLNIHGVEHELKILNKKVEDISRRRSR